A segment of the bacterium genome:
CTTTGCAGGTCCGCCTGTTCCTGAAGGGTATGCAGTAATGTTTTAGTTATGCGTCTACCAATTAGTATCCCACTGATTATAAGAAATGTTAAAATTGTAGGTCCAAAAGGTTCGGTTAAAGTAGATTTAATTTTTGACACAGGAGCAGCTTTTACTGCTCTTTCTTGGTCAGTACTCAAAGTAATTGGCTATGACCCTGCAATAATACAGGAACGCCAAGAAATTATTACAGCAAATGGAGTAATTGAAGTTCCAAAATTACGAGTGAATGCAATACTTATTGGGGAGGCAGAAGCTTATGATGTAGAGGCTATCTCTCACGACATACCAGAATTAGCTGGAATTCGGGGACTACTGGGCTTAAGTTTCCTGA
Coding sequences within it:
- a CDS encoding retropepsin-like aspartic protease encodes the protein MRLPISIPLIIRNVKIVGPKGSVKVDLIFDTGAAFTALSWSVLKVIGYDPAIIQERQEIITANGVIEVPKLRVNAILIGEAEAYDVEAISHDIPELAGIRGLLGLSFLKHFKTVIDYKEGYIEIS